In the genome of Natronomonas salina, the window CCTTTTATATCACTAATAGGATTAAGCTGTTGGAACCCTGGTCTACAAACATCAAAACCATTGTCTCTAGCTAACTCTGCAAAATCCCCAGTACCATTAGGAAGAAGAAACACCGTCTGAACACCTATTTCTCTTAATTCAATCGCCACTTCCAGTGCTCTAAGCTGTGGGCCACCAATCCGTGGATCTACGAGAGAGTTTAGCACCCGCATTTAGATTCAATATTTGGTATCGTTACTTAATTGTATCGCTAAGTAGGCTTGCCGTCTCTGAATCATATATTTATTTATCTTCTTGGTAGTTTGTCCCTAATTGCTCTTTTTAGACCAATTATTATATTCCACATTAGCTCTATAATTTTAAACGAGGAATATATATTTGATTTTCGTAAGTATTCATACCCCTTATTATAATTGGAGTTTCTAAAATAGGCTATTGCGACTCTGAGATAGTGCCGGCCATGCACATCAAACCCATCACTTTCTATTACATCTATATCATCCGAAAATTTATCTAAATATAGGAGAGCGGACTCTTCAACTATTTCGGGCTGTATTTCAGACGAACCATATTTTGTAACAAGCTTTTCATCAACAAAGCCTAATGATCCCTCTTTTAAAATTCGATTCCTGAATTCCCAATCTTGGTGTCGGGAAAATCGTTCATCAAACCCACCCAATTTATTAACAAGTGCGCTTTTAATAAGTAGAGTTGAACAACCTCCGGTTGAAAAATTCCTCATCAGGAGTGAATCTCGAAGTAATTCGACTCCTCCTTCCTTTCCAGAAAGTGAATTTTTACCAAATATGGACTCAACAATTTTTCTTATCCGAGGATATTTTCTCTCATATATCCTATCTATATCACAATATACTGCATTATACTGAGCTTTTTCAATATAATCTATCTGCTTTTTTAATTTTTCTGAGTGCCACCTGTCATCTGCATCTAAGAATGAAATATAGTCACCAGATGCTATTGATATACCTGTATTTCGAGCATTGCTCCCCCCTCTATTTTTATTGTGCTCAAAATAATTTACTCTAGTATCATCTATCGAATTTACTTTTTTATATGTGTCATCCGTTGAACAATCATTTACTACAATTATCTCTAGATTTGTGTATGACTGGGTTAGAACACTTTGTATTGCTCTTACTATTGTATCTTCATTATTATATGTGGGGATAACAACACTAACTTTCGGCATATTATGCTGGCACATTATTCAATTGCTTGTATTTAACGGAGAATCGCTCAGTTTCACATACCATAATCAAGAATCTCAAACGCTCTATAGTGGTATATCGTTGCGCTATAAGAGTCTCACGAATTGTATTCTTGAATGGAAATCTTTGGCCTGCTTCTGTATAGTTCTTATCATGGCTTAAGTCATAGAGCTCCTACCACAAAGAGATCTATTACGATACATTGCGGGATGACCACTGCATCAATTTTGCGACGAGGCCACTCGCAGGTAATAGTGGTATCGTATTTTCGGCGCATTCGTTATTATCATTAGAATTTCACTTTCTTATTCTCTAATCAACATAGAATTTTAAACTGGCTCGATCATATATTTAATTACTATCATATTGTTTGGCATTATACCCATAGTGATTATAGAGTCCATACAGCAGATTCAATCATACGAGAAACCGATGCTTCATAATTCTTAGATAGGATCTTTCGACAGTGTATCGTTGTATGGTCTATAAGAAGTAGAATTGTAAGAAATTAGGGGATTCTTCATCCGTACTGGAGGGTATGATAAGGTCAGCTATCTTATCGACAACCCTAAGGTACACCGAACCCTCCTACAAATTCAGGATATACGCGCCCTGGCTGTTGTTTAGTGGGATTTTGAAAACCAATGTTTGGGATTAGTAAAAAGAGATTTAGTACGCAAGGGATTCTAAAAATGGGTTTAATTTTATCCTATCTTTCCTGTGCTATTATGGTGGCCCAGCTTCGAGGGCTTCTTTCCGGTTCCATCATGATTCCTACCCTCGGATTTGTATTCTATCCTGTACTCCGATTTAAACAAATGCGGTCAACTATTATATATGATTCTTTATATCTCATTGCTGTGTTTGCAAGTCTTGGAGGGGTACTAGCCTATCCTTCCGTGATGCCAGTTGGATTTGGCGACGTACATACCCATCAGGCCATAATTGAACAGCAGTACTCAGATGGACATATTTTCCCTGAAAACCCGGCACCATCATTTAATTTCATAGGCTATTATGTTTTTACCATT includes:
- a CDS encoding glycosyltransferase family 2 protein, which translates into the protein MPKVSVVIPTYNNEDTIVRAIQSVLTQSYTNLEIIVVNDCSTDDTYKKVNSIDDTRVNYFEHNKNRGGSNARNTGISIASGDYISFLDADDRWHSEKLKKQIDYIEKAQYNAVYCDIDRIYERKYPRIRKIVESIFGKNSLSGKEGGVELLRDSLLMRNFSTGGCSTLLIKSALVNKLGGFDERFSRHQDWEFRNRILKEGSLGFVDEKLVTKYGSSEIQPEIVEESALLYLDKFSDDIDVIESDGFDVHGRHYLRVAIAYFRNSNYNKGYEYLRKSNIYSSFKIIELMWNIIIGLKRAIRDKLPRR